The Ascochyta rabiei chromosome 15, complete sequence genome window below encodes:
- a CDS encoding Cytochrome c oxidase subunit 5B, mitochondrial: MLRTSIVRATRSAAVPRAAPVTSQLQQFRQAHAISNPTLANIESRWEDLPPQEQADLWMSLRDRMKNDWKDLSSLEKKAAYFIAFGPHGPRRPPPPDEGRKVLFLSVAVCFGAFAVFAFTRMFASPIRPRTMTKEWQEASEEYLKAQGSEPITGYKGMLVQSVSEKNLPPGQKLNDE; this comes from the exons ATGCTGCGTACCTCGATCGTCCGGGCGACGCGCTCCGCTGCCGTCCCCAGAGCCGCACCCGTCACCAGCCAGCTCCAGCAGTTCCGCCAGGCACACGCCATCTCCAACCCTACACTTGCGAACATCGAGTCTCGCTGGGAAGATCTT CCTCCCCAGGAGCAGGCCGACCTCTGGATGTCGCTGAGGGACCGCATGAAGAACGACTGGAAGGACCTTTCTTCTCTTGAGAAGAAAGCAGCCTACTTCATCGCCTTCGGTCCCCACGGCCCCCGccgtcctcctcctccggATGAGGGCCGTAAGGTCCTCTTCCTGTCCGTCGCCGTCTGCTTCGGTGCCTTCGCTGTTTTCGCTTTCACCCGCATGTTCGCCAGCCCCATCAGGCCCCGCACCATGACCAAGGAGTGGCAGGAGGCTTCCGAGGAGTACCTCAAG GCCCAGGGATCCGAGCCCATCACCGGCTACAAGGGCATGCTGGTCCAATCGGTCTCGGAGAAGAACCTCCCTCCCGGCCAGAAGCTCAACGACGAGTAA
- a CDS encoding Glyceraldehyde-3-phosphate dehydrogenase (phosphorylating) yields MVVKVGINGFGRIGRIVFRNAIEHNDVEIVAVNDPFIEPHYAAYMLKYDSTHGRFNGEIKVEGNNLSINGKTIRFYTEKDPANIPWSETGAFYVVESTGVFTTTEKAKAHLKGGAKKVVISAPSADAPMFVMGVNNETYKSDIEVLSNASCTTNCLAPLAKVIHDKFTIVEGLMTTVHSYTATQKVVDGPSAKDWRGGRTAAQNIIPSSTGAAKAVGKVIPDLNGKLTGMSMRVPTSNVSVVDLTVRIEKGATYDEIKEAVKEASEGKLKGILGYTEDEIVSSDLNGDDRSSIFDAKAGISLNKNFVKLVSWYDNEWGYSRRVLDLLVYIAKVDGNA; encoded by the exons ATGGTTGTCAAG GTCGGTATCAACGGTTTCGGCCGCATTGGACGTATTGTCTTCCGCAATGC CATCGAGCACAACGACGTTGAGATCGTCGCCGTCAACGATCCCTTCATCGAGCCCCACTACGCG GCCTACATGCTCAAGTATGACAGCACACACGGCCGCTTCAACGGCGAGATCAAGGTCGAGGGCAACAACCTGTCCATCAACGGCAAGACCATCCGCTTCTACACCGAGAAGGACCCCGCCAACATCCCCTGGAGCGAGACTGGCGCTTTCTACGTCGTCGAGTCCACCGGTGTCTTCACCACCACCGAGAAGGCTAAGGCTCACTTGAAGGGAGGCGCCAAGAAGGTCGTCATCTCTGCTCCCTCCGCTGACGCTCCCATGTTCGTCATGGGTGTCAACAACGAGACCTACAAGTCCGACATCGAGGTCCTCTCCAACGCCTCTTGCACAACCAACTGCTTGGCTCCCCTCGCCAAGGTCATCCACGACAAGTTCACCATTGTCGAGGGTCTCATGACCACTGTCCACTCCTACACCGCCACCCAGAAGGTCGTTGACGGTCCCTCCGCTAAGGACTGGCGTGGTGGCCGCACCGCTGCTCAGAACATCATTCCTTCCAGCACCGGTGCCGCCAAGGCTGTCGGCAAGGTCATTCCTGACCTCAACGGCAAGCTCACTGGCATGTCCATGCGTGTTCCCACCTCCAACGTCTCCGTTGTTGACTTGACTGTCCGCATCGAGAAGGGTGCCACCTACGACGAGATCAAGGAGGCCGTCAAGGAGGCTTCCGAGGGCAAGCTCAAGGGCATCCTCGGCTACACTGAGGACGAGATCGTCTCCTCTGACCTGAACGGTGACGACCGCTCCTCCATCTTCGATGCTAAGGCCGGTATCTCCCTCAACAAGAACTTCGTCAAGCTCGTCTCCTGGTACGACAACGAGTGGGGTTACTCCCGCCGTGTCCTCGACCTTTTGGTCTACATTGCCAAGGTTGATGGCAACGCTTAG